In Candidatus Zixiibacteriota bacterium, the genomic window GGAAAAGGGCGGCAAGCTCCTTGCGAACAGTCTTGTCCATTCCATAGGAGTCGTTTATGAATAAGAATCCGCCGCCTGAAAGATAGGTGCGGAGCCGCTCTTTCTCCTCCTGGCTGAATTTGATTACGCCATGACCGGTGGCAAAGAGGAAGGGGTATCGGAAAAGGGCGTTATCCATAATCTGAATAACCTTTTCTTCCGGGTCAACAGGGTAGCGGCTGTTCTCCTTGACAAACTTCAACAGATTCGGAATGGCGGAACTTCCCCAGTACCAGTCTCCTCCACCGCCGTAATGAAGTCGCGCCACGGAGATGGTGGAGGGGTGATTCTGCGCAGCGGTCGGCGGGCGAACCGGCAGGCTGGGGGGCACAATTAATCCCTCGCGCTCCTGGGCAACTGCGGAAATCAATGCCGTCAATACGATTACAGCAATGTGGAAGTAATATCGAAGCATAATTTATCCGGTTACATAATATACTACTATAACAGTCATTTCGGCGAAAAATAATGCCCCGTTACAGGCTGGTCGCAATAAAAAACCTCTTGGCTTCGAAGAAGCCAAGAGGTGGGAGGGATTATGTCTAAGGTCGCGCCGAATATATAAAAGCCGTGCGATTTGTCAAGTATAAAATCACCCAGAAAGTAGACGCCATCAGAAGGAAAGCCGTAATCCAAACTGGTTTATAGGCTTATCTTCAAACTTGGATATGACCCTCTGATAGTTGATAGAAACGCCCCCGCCTATCGCTTTAACGAGGGATAACTCCATATAATGGTCATGCTCCAGATGAGACATATCCCAATTAAAATCGGCAGTGAATTCGAAATTGAATTCAGTGAATATCTTAAATGAATTGATTGCGATAACCTGAAGGGTCATACCCCGGTCTATACCGGAATCATCCAGATTACGATAGAAAGATATTTCGTTGCTTAAGGGCATGATGCCGAAAACCCTCCCTTCATACGAAGGGAGAGCCTGCGCTTCAGGCAAAGAAGCAATAATCAGAGCAACCGCAATCAAAATTCTGAAGAATCGAGAAAGCATATAAAACTCCTTGGAAAAGCTGTGCTTATGATAACGAACTTCAATAATGCCTGTTTGCCACAGAATTTCAAGGAGAATTCAGATTTTGGCAGTCGCCAGATATCTAATAGCGCTTGTTGAAGCGCTTCATTATGAGTAATTTCCAAGTATGAGACGTCCGGTAATATCATTGCTCGAGGGAGTAAAGAAGTTCGGCAGATTTCTGGGAAAAGTGCAGGCTGAAATTATCCTCTTTATTTTTTATTTCTTGATACTTACCCCCTATTCCTCAGTACTCCGTCTGTTTGGCGCTGACCCGCTGCGTCTCAGATACAGGAGCGATACTAATTGGCAGGAAATTCGTATCGAAAAATCTGACCCCGCCGATCTGAAACGGCAGAGTTAAAATGAATATTCTGGGAATCTCCTGTTTCTATCATGATTCCGCCGCGGCGCTGGTATCGGACGGCGTTCTCATTGCGGCGGCAATGGAAGAACGGTTCACCGGCATAAAGCATGACCCTTCCTTCCCCAAAAACTCCATAAGTTTTTGTCTGGAGAGTCTGAACAAAGGGATGTTGGAAATCGACGCCGTTGTCTTCTATGAGAAACCGTGGAGCAAGTTTGACCGGATTTTAAGCAGTTATATGCAGACGGCTCCTTTTTCCTATACAGCTTTCCGGAAGGCGGTTCCCCTTTGGCTCAAGGAGAGGCTCTGGATTCCAAATCTAATAAGAAAGGAAACCGGCTTTAAGGGAGCGATCTATTTTACAGAACATCATCAGGCGCATGCGGCGGGAGCCTTTTTTTCATCTCCCTTCAAAAGCGCCGCTTTGCTGACTATTGACGGCGTCGGCGAGTGGGCAACAGCGGCGCTGGGAAGAGGAATAGATAATAAGGTCAATATCTCTCAAGTTATGCACTACCCCCATTCCCTCGGGCTTTTATATTCTGCCATTACGTACTTCCTCGGATTTAGAGTAAACTCGGCAGAATATAAAGTAATGGGGCTGGCGCCGTACGGCGAGCCTGCATATGCCGACCTGTTCCGACAGGAGCTGGTGAAGATTAACGACGACGGCTCTATTTTCCTGAATATGAAATATTTCGAGTTTCATCGCGGTTTAACTATGACCGGGAAGAGACTGGAAAAACTTCTGGGGCGCCCTCGAAGACTTCCGGAAACGGAGTTAACTGCCAGCGACAAGAATATTGCGGCCTCGATTCAAGCAATTGCCGAAGAAATAATTATCAAGATGGCTCAACACGCCAGAAGATTGACCGCCGAGAAATATCTTTGTCTCTCCGGTGGAGTCTCTTTGAATTGTGCGGCCGCCGGGAAACTTCTAAGGAGTGGCATATTTGATGATATACATATCCAGCCGGCTTCGTCCGACAGCGGCGGCGCCGCCGGCGCCGCCCTTTATCTCTATTATGCGCTGAGCAAAGCGGCAAAAAAATCCCCCGCCTCCTACCTGGAGCTGGGACCTGCCTATAATAATGAAGTGATTATTCAGTATCTTCAATCAACCGGCTTACCTTTCCGTCAGATTGACGACCCGAGCCTGGCGGAATGGCTGGCAGAAGCGCTTTTCGAGCAGAAGATTATTGGGCTTTTTACCGGTTATATGGAATTCGGTCCGCGGGCGCTCGGGTTTCGCTCCATACTGGCGTCACCGACGGACCTGAAAATGAAGCAGAAAATCAATCAGGCGGTCAAATTCCGGGAGCCGTTTCGCCCTTTCGCGCCGGTTGTAATGGAGGAGAAAGCGGCCGATTTCTTTGACTGCGACCGCCCTTCTCCTTACATGCTTTTCAATTTCAATGTCCGCAGGGAGAAGGCGGCAATAATTCCGGCGGTGGTGCACGTTGATAATACGGCCCGCTTGCAGACGGTCAATGCCGGGCAGAATCGACGTCTCTATTCCATTCTCTCAGAATTCGAGAAAAAAAGTGGCATCCCGGTGCTGTTGAACACCTCATTAAATCTTCGAGGCTATCCAATCGCGCGGACTCCCGAAGATGCCGTAACAACTTTCGCATCTTCCGGAATCGATATCCTGGCGCTGGAGAATATGATTCTGGATAAGGCGGAAATTGACCCCGAGCGGCTGGCGCGGTACCGACTCAGGGCCGGAACTGACTGATTTCGATTGGCAAAAGCCCGCCAGGTATATATTATATTGTGGTATGGCGCTGAAAGAACGATTGGTGATATTCGGCGAATTCTGGTACTTTCTGAAAACCTCCAAGAAATGGTGGTTAGGACCGATATTTCTGTTTCTGCTGTTTCTCTCTTTCCTGATAATTTTCACCGAGTCCTCCGCCCTGGCGCCTTTTATATATTCTCTCTTCTGACAGATGACCGACCATGCCCGTCTAACAGACTCGCCGACAACAGAAGGCAAAGCCCGTCGCCGGTATCTCCGTCCGCTCATTTTTCTGCTTTCCATTCCGCTTTTTGTTCTTGCCATTGAGATTATCTTCGCTGTTGTCAGTCTCGATACGTTTTTCGCCAACCGCTTCTTTTTAGTCAACCGCTCTCTTGACTACCCCGAAGTCTTCATGCGAGACCCCGATATCTTCTGGCGCTTTCGCCCATCGCAAGAGATAAATTCCCGCTTCTTTGAGGGGAAATCATATCGAATCAATTCGTCAGGGCTTCGAGGCGACGAGATACCTCCCAGGTCGGATAAGAAACGGCTGGTCTTTCTCGGCAACTCCTGCACATTTGGCTGGGGCGTGAGCGAGGAGCAGACTTTTGTCAAATTGACAGAAAGGCTTCTGAATGAGCGGCAGGCCGAGAGAATCTTTGAGACGATAAATGCCGGTATTCCCGGTTTCAGCAGTTTTCAGGGGCGACGATTTTATGTTTCGGATATGGCGTCCCTGAAACCGGAAATAGTCTTCATAATGTTTGCCTGGAATGACCAGTGGGCTGCGGGAGGAAATATTCCCGATAATCAGCAGAAATCTCCTCCCAAATGGATAATTAAGAGCCAGAATCTCTTTTCCCGACTGAAAATATACCGACTGCTTAGAAAAATAATATTATCGGTAACGGAACCATCACTGGAGGACAAACTCGACAGGCAGAATCCGGTTTATCGTGTATCCCTGGAAGATTTCTACAGCAATCTATACGCCCTGGTCAATTTCATCAGGTCGGAGGGAAGTCGACCGATATTGCTGACCTCACCGGCGCCGTCGCTGACAAAATATTATCCGCCCGGAAGCCGCTCGCAGATGCATTATTATCATGAACTATATAATTCTCAGACCCGTCTGGTGGCGAGGAATAGCCGAGCGGAACTGATTGATATTGCCGGTATCTTCGATGACTTCAATGACTTATTTGACAACGCCCCAAATGACCCGATTCATTTTAACGCCACGGGGCATAAGGTAATAGCCGAGAAAATCTCTGAATACCTGTCAATAACCCCCTGGTTGGACAGGATGGAGCCGGTCGAGGGCGCGCATATTAATTAGTCCCATCTGCGAATCTTGCCGAAAGTGGTCTAATTACGCCACGCATCGGATTGTATCTGCAACCGTGGTTGATAGATATAGGAGGGGCGTTCTCAAAAATCGCAGTGGTCGGCAATGATTTTTTTCCCTAAACATAAGTTATCGGAAAGTCGAAAATTAATTGGAACCTAAGGGGTTACCGATTTGTTAAAGGAATAAATCGGAGATTAAAATAGTCCAAGTTCACAGAA contains:
- a CDS encoding SxtJ family membrane protein, with translation MRRPVISLLEGVKKFGRFLGKVQAEIILFIFYFLILTPYSSVLRLFGADPLRLRYRSDTNWQEIRIEKSDPADLKRQS
- a CDS encoding DUF5989 family protein gives rise to the protein MALKERLVIFGEFWYFLKTSKKWWLGPIFLFLLFLSFLIIFTESSALAPFIYSLF
- a CDS encoding DUF4159 domain-containing protein, whose product is MLRYYFHIAVIVLTALISAVAQEREGLIVPPSLPVRPPTAAQNHPSTISVARLHYGGGGDWYWGSSAIPNLLKFVKENSRYPVDPEEKVIQIMDNALFRYPFLFATGHGVIKFSQEEKERLRTYLSGGGFLFINDSYGMDKTVRKELAALFPERELVELPFDHPVYHAYFDFPAGPPKIHEHDNKPSQGFGIIINGRVVVYYLYESDIGDGWEDPQVHNDPPEKREAALRMGMNILVYALTH
- a CDS encoding SGNH/GDSL hydrolase family protein; the encoded protein is MTDHARLTDSPTTEGKARRRYLRPLIFLLSIPLFVLAIEIIFAVVSLDTFFANRFFLVNRSLDYPEVFMRDPDIFWRFRPSQEINSRFFEGKSYRINSSGLRGDEIPPRSDKKRLVFLGNSCTFGWGVSEEQTFVKLTERLLNERQAERIFETINAGIPGFSSFQGRRFYVSDMASLKPEIVFIMFAWNDQWAAGGNIPDNQQKSPPKWIIKSQNLFSRLKIYRLLRKIILSVTEPSLEDKLDRQNPVYRVSLEDFYSNLYALVNFIRSEGSRPILLTSPAPSLTKYYPPGSRSQMHYYHELYNSQTRLVARNSRAELIDIAGIFDDFNDLFDNAPNDPIHFNATGHKVIAEKISEYLSITPWLDRMEPVEGAHIN
- a CDS encoding carbamoyltransferase N-terminal domain-containing protein, whose amino-acid sequence is MNILGISCFYHDSAAALVSDGVLIAAAMEERFTGIKHDPSFPKNSISFCLESLNKGMLEIDAVVFYEKPWSKFDRILSSYMQTAPFSYTAFRKAVPLWLKERLWIPNLIRKETGFKGAIYFTEHHQAHAAGAFFSSPFKSAALLTIDGVGEWATAALGRGIDNKVNISQVMHYPHSLGLLYSAITYFLGFRVNSAEYKVMGLAPYGEPAYADLFRQELVKINDDGSIFLNMKYFEFHRGLTMTGKRLEKLLGRPRRLPETELTASDKNIAASIQAIAEEIIIKMAQHARRLTAEKYLCLSGGVSLNCAAAGKLLRSGIFDDIHIQPASSDSGGAAGAALYLYYALSKAAKKSPASYLELGPAYNNEVIIQYLQSTGLPFRQIDDPSLAEWLAEALFEQKIIGLFTGYMEFGPRALGFRSILASPTDLKMKQKINQAVKFREPFRPFAPVVMEEKAADFFDCDRPSPYMLFNFNVRREKAAIIPAVVHVDNTARLQTVNAGQNRRLYSILSEFEKKSGIPVLLNTSLNLRGYPIARTPEDAVTTFASSGIDILALENMILDKAEIDPERLARYRLRAGTD